From one uncultured Bacteroides sp. genomic stretch:
- the gpmI gene encoding 2,3-bisphosphoglycerate-independent phosphoglycerate mutase, whose protein sequence is MSKKALLMILDGWGIGNQSNADVIFNTPTPYWDYLVKTYPNSRLEASGENVGLPDGQMGNSEVGHLNIGAGRVVYQDLVKINKACRENTIMQNPEVVAAFTYAKENGKSVHLMGLASDGGVHSSLDHLFKLTEIAKEYAIENTFIHCFMDGRDTDPRSGKGFIEQLDAQCKKTTAKIATIIGRYYAMDRDKRWERVKEAYDLLVNATGKKADCMVSAMQESYDADVTDEFIKPIVNAGVDGRIKEGDVVIFFNYRNDRAKELTAVLTQQDMPEAGMKTVPGLQYYCMTPYDSSFKGVHILFDKDNVQNTLGEYLSSQKKTQLHIAETEKYAHVTFFFNGGRETPFEGEERVLINSPKVATYDLKPEMSAYEVKDALVAEINKNKFDFIVVNYANGDMVGHTGVYEAIQKAVTAVDNCVKETIEAAKANGYEAIIIADHGNADNAVNEDGSANTAHSLNPVPCIYVTENKDAQVSDGRLADVAPTILNIIGLDAPKEMTGSVLIK, encoded by the coding sequence ATGAGCAAGAAAGCCCTTTTAATGATTCTTGATGGTTGGGGAATTGGAAACCAATCAAATGCAGATGTTATCTTTAACACTCCCACTCCTTACTGGGATTATTTAGTAAAAACATACCCAAACTCTCGCCTGGAAGCTAGTGGTGAGAACGTTGGATTGCCTGACGGACAGATGGGTAACTCTGAAGTGGGTCACTTAAATATTGGTGCAGGACGCGTTGTTTACCAGGATTTGGTGAAAATAAACAAGGCTTGCCGTGAAAATACAATTATGCAGAATCCTGAAGTGGTTGCTGCTTTTACTTATGCAAAGGAGAACGGTAAGTCTGTTCACCTTATGGGGCTGGCTTCAGACGGTGGTGTGCACAGTTCTCTTGATCACCTTTTCAAACTGACTGAAATAGCAAAAGAATATGCTATTGAAAATACATTTATCCACTGTTTCATGGATGGTCGTGATACTGACCCAAGAAGTGGTAAAGGTTTTATTGAACAACTGGATGCTCAGTGCAAGAAGACTACAGCTAAGATTGCTACAATCATTGGCCGTTATTATGCAATGGACCGCGACAAACGTTGGGAACGTGTGAAAGAGGCTTATGATTTGTTGGTTAACGCAACAGGTAAGAAAGCTGATTGCATGGTTTCTGCTATGCAGGAGTCTTACGATGCTGATGTTACTGACGAGTTCATCAAACCAATCGTTAATGCTGGTGTAGACGGAAGAATTAAGGAGGGCGATGTAGTTATCTTCTTTAACTATCGTAATGACCGTGCTAAGGAACTTACTGCAGTGCTTACTCAACAGGATATGCCTGAGGCTGGAATGAAGACTGTACCAGGATTACAATATTATTGCATGACTCCTTATGATTCTTCTTTCAAGGGTGTTCATATCTTGTTTGACAAGGATAACGTTCAGAATACTTTGGGTGAATATCTTTCTTCTCAGAAGAAAACTCAGCTTCACATTGCTGAAACTGAAAAGTATGCTCACGTTACTTTCTTCTTTAATGGTGGACGCGAAACTCCGTTTGAAGGTGAAGAGCGTGTATTGATTAACTCTCCGAAAGTGGCTACTTACGACTTGAAACCGGAAATGAGCGCTTACGAGGTGAAAGATGCTTTGGTGGCTGAAATCAACAAGAATAAATTCGATTTTATCGTAGTGAACTATGCTAACGGTGACATGGTAGGCCACACTGGTGTTTACGAAGCTATCCAGAAAGCTGTTACTGCTGTAGATAATTGCGTGAAAGAAACTATTGAAGCTGCTAAGGCTAACGGTTACGAAGCAATTATCATTGCCGATCACGGTAATGCTGACAACGCTGTAAACGAAGATGGTTCTGCAAACACTGCTCACTCTTTGAATCCTGTTCCATGTATCTACGTTACAGAAAACAAAGATGCGCAAGTATCTGATGGTCGTTTGGCCGATGTTGCTCCAACTATCCTGAATATCATTGGATTGGATGCACCAAAAGAAATGACAGGTAGCGTACTTATTAAATAA
- a CDS encoding DUF2750 domain-containing protein — protein MKITNKEIEAVSQLEAFQRYEYFIKRVADSERMYTLVDDNGNFAIADVESSAVLSVWFASEFAENNAVDEWGSFSVKEITVEEFEEDIIDMIEKNNWLINVFSIKGKSGFVVNINEFAKDLSAEM, from the coding sequence ATGAAGATAACAAATAAAGAGATCGAAGCTGTATCTCAACTGGAAGCTTTCCAACGCTATGAATATTTTATAAAACGAGTTGCAGACTCTGAAAGAATGTACACCCTTGTTGATGACAATGGAAATTTTGCAATAGCAGATGTTGAAAGCAGTGCTGTTTTATCAGTTTGGTTTGCTTCTGAGTTTGCGGAGAACAATGCAGTTGATGAATGGGGAAGTTTTTCTGTTAAAGAGATAACTGTTGAAGAATTTGAAGAGGATATAATTGACATGATTGAAAAAAACAATTGGTTAATAAATGTTTTCTCTATTAAAGGTAAATCTGGATTTGTAGTCAATATTAATGAATTTGCGAAAGACCTTAGTGCTGAAATGTAG
- the gyrB gene encoding DNA topoisomerase (ATP-hydrolyzing) subunit B → MTEEQIANNDSMYSADSIQVLEGLEAVRKRPAMYIGDTGLKGLHHLVYEVVDNSIDEALAGYCDHIEVYINEDNSVTVQDNGRGIPVDFHEKEQKSALEVVMTVLHAGGKFDKGSYKVSGGLHGVGVSCVNALSTLLVAQVARGGELFQQEYSCGIPKEAVKVVGTTDKTGTRVTFHPDGSIFTVTEYKYDILATRMRELAYLNAGLTITLTDLRVKNEDGSFKNETFHSVEGLKEFVRFVDSSREKLINDVIYINTEKQGTPVEVAIVYNTSYTENIHSYVNNINTIEGGTHLAGFRRALTRTLKKYAEDSKLLEKLKVEISGDDFREGLTAVISIKVQEPQFEGQTKTKLGNNEVMGAVDQAVGEALTNYLEEHPREAKMIVDKVILAATARHAARKAREMVQRKSPMSGGGLPGKLADCSDKDPDRCEIFLVEGDSAGGTAKQGRNRAFQAILPLRGKILNVEKAMRHKAYESEEIRNIYTALGVSIGTEDDSQEANISKLRYKKIIIMTDADVDGAHIDTLIMTFFFRFMPQLIQNGYLYIANPPLYLCKKGKVEEYCWTEEQRQKFIATYGGGSENAIHTQRYKGLGEMNAQQLWDTTMDPGQRTLRQVNIDNAAEVDYVFSMLMGEDVGPRREFIEDNATYANIDA, encoded by the coding sequence ATGACTGAAGAACAAATAGCGAATAATGATTCAATGTATTCCGCGGACAGTATTCAGGTACTAGAAGGGCTGGAAGCTGTTAGAAAGCGCCCTGCAATGTACATTGGAGACACCGGTTTAAAAGGTTTACACCATTTAGTATATGAGGTTGTTGATAACTCAATCGACGAAGCCTTGGCAGGCTATTGTGACCACATAGAAGTTTACATCAACGAAGACAATTCCGTCACCGTTCAAGATAACGGCCGTGGTATCCCAGTTGATTTTCACGAAAAAGAGCAAAAATCAGCACTTGAAGTTGTTATGACTGTGCTTCACGCCGGTGGTAAATTTGACAAAGGCTCTTACAAAGTATCCGGTGGTTTACACGGTGTGGGTGTATCCTGCGTTAATGCCCTTTCAACCTTACTGGTTGCACAGGTTGCAAGAGGCGGGGAATTATTCCAGCAAGAATATTCCTGCGGTATCCCAAAAGAAGCTGTTAAGGTTGTAGGAACAACAGACAAGACTGGAACACGCGTAACTTTCCACCCGGATGGATCTATCTTTACTGTAACAGAATACAAATATGATATTCTTGCAACCCGTATGCGTGAACTCGCATACCTGAACGCAGGACTTACTATCACGCTGACTGATCTTCGTGTTAAGAACGAAGACGGAAGTTTCAAGAACGAAACTTTTCACTCAGTAGAAGGTCTAAAAGAATTTGTTCGGTTTGTTGATTCCTCACGTGAAAAACTTATCAACGATGTAATCTACATCAACACAGAGAAGCAAGGTACTCCTGTAGAAGTGGCAATCGTTTATAACACTTCCTATACTGAGAATATCCACTCATATGTTAACAATATCAATACCATAGAAGGTGGTACTCACCTTGCCGGTTTCCGTCGCGCACTGACCCGTACGCTAAAGAAATACGCTGAAGACTCCAAGCTCCTTGAGAAACTAAAAGTAGAAATTTCCGGAGATGACTTCCGTGAAGGACTAACTGCTGTTATTTCTATCAAAGTGCAAGAACCTCAGTTCGAAGGACAAACTAAGACTAAGTTAGGTAATAACGAGGTAATGGGTGCAGTAGATCAAGCTGTGGGTGAAGCTCTGACTAATTATCTTGAGGAACATCCAAGAGAAGCCAAAATGATTGTAGACAAGGTTATTCTTGCTGCTACAGCCCGTCATGCTGCCCGCAAAGCACGTGAAATGGTACAACGGAAATCACCAATGTCCGGAGGAGGACTTCCCGGTAAACTGGCCGACTGCTCTGACAAAGACCCTGATAGATGTGAGATTTTCCTCGTCGAGGGAGATTCTGCAGGGGGTACAGCCAAGCAAGGTCGTAACCGTGCATTTCAGGCAATCCTGCCGCTCCGTGGTAAGATTCTGAACGTAGAGAAAGCAATGCGTCATAAAGCTTATGAAAGCGAAGAAATTCGCAATATATACACAGCTTTGGGAGTAAGTATTGGTACAGAAGATGACTCTCAGGAAGCAAATATTTCAAAACTACGCTATAAGAAGATTATAATCATGACCGATGCCGACGTCGATGGTGCTCACATCGACACACTTATCATGACTTTCTTCTTCCGCTTTATGCCTCAGCTTATTCAAAACGGATATCTTTATATCGCCAACCCACCATTATACTTGTGTAAAAAAGGTAAGGTTGAAGAATATTGCTGGACAGAAGAGCAACGCCAGAAATTTATTGCAACTTACGGAGGTGGTTCTGAAAACGCTATTCACACTCAACGCTACAAAGGTTTGGGAGAAATGAACGCTCAGCAGCTTTGGGATACAACAATGGATCCAGGCCAGCGAACTTTACGTCAGGTAAATATTGACAATGCTGCCGAAGTTGATTATGTTTTCTCTATGCTAATGGGTGAAGATGTGGGTCCTCGTAGAGAGTTTATTGAAGATAACGCAACTTATGCTAACATTGACGCATAA
- the ftsZ gene encoding cell division protein FtsZ, with amino-acid sequence MTDEIMPFEFPTDTPSIIKVIGVGGGGGNAVNHMYKEGIHDVTFVLCNTDNQALAESPVPIKLQLGRSITEGLGAGNKPERASAAAEESLEDIKTLLSDGTKMVFITAGMGGGTGTGAAPVIAKTAKEMDILTVGIVTIPFLFEGEKKIIQALDGVEQISKHVDALLVINNERLREIYSDLTFMNAFGKADDTLSIAAKSIAEIITMRGKVNLDFADVNTILKNGGVAIMSTGLGEGENRVSKAIEDALHSPLLNNNDIFNAKKVLLNVSFCEQSELMMEEMNEVHEFMSKFEKGVEVIWGVAVDDILGNRVKVTVLATGFGIKNVPGMDEVITKRTQEEEERLVLLEEKEEENRRRIRDTYGEDALKGGAKAHKKRRHIYLFNPEDLDNEEIISAIETSPTYQRDKATLEKIKSKAVANETVIVPETEDGSTIISF; translated from the coding sequence ATGACAGACGAGATAATGCCATTTGAATTCCCTACAGACACCCCTAGTATAATTAAGGTGATCGGTGTGGGCGGCGGCGGCGGAAATGCTGTTAATCACATGTATAAGGAAGGAATACATGATGTAACATTCGTTCTGTGCAACACAGATAACCAAGCTCTTGCCGAATCTCCGGTTCCTATAAAACTGCAATTGGGACGTTCCATTACTGAAGGTCTGGGAGCTGGTAACAAACCGGAACGTGCTTCTGCTGCGGCAGAAGAGAGCCTCGAAGATATTAAAACACTTTTGAGTGATGGAACAAAAATGGTTTTCATTACAGCAGGAATGGGTGGAGGAACCGGAACCGGTGCCGCACCTGTCATTGCAAAAACAGCCAAGGAAATGGACATACTCACTGTGGGTATTGTCACCATTCCTTTCCTTTTCGAAGGTGAAAAGAAAATTATTCAGGCACTTGATGGAGTAGAACAGATAAGCAAGCATGTAGATGCCTTGCTTGTTATCAATAACGAGCGTTTAAGAGAGATCTATTCTGATCTCACCTTCATGAATGCATTCGGCAAAGCCGATGATACACTTTCAATTGCAGCAAAGAGTATTGCTGAAATTATTACAATGAGGGGTAAAGTGAATCTTGATTTTGCGGATGTGAATACAATTCTCAAGAACGGTGGAGTAGCAATTATGAGTACCGGTTTAGGGGAAGGCGAAAATCGTGTGAGCAAAGCTATTGAAGATGCTCTTCACTCGCCATTACTGAACAACAACGATATCTTCAACGCTAAGAAAGTACTGCTCAACGTTTCTTTCTGTGAACAATCTGAACTGATGATGGAAGAGATGAACGAAGTCCATGAGTTTATGAGTAAGTTCGAAAAAGGCGTGGAAGTGATCTGGGGTGTCGCAGTAGACGATATATTGGGAAATAGAGTCAAGGTCACTGTTCTGGCAACCGGCTTTGGTATAAAGAATGTACCGGGTATGGATGAAGTAATTACCAAAAGAACGCAGGAAGAGGAAGAGCGCTTGGTTCTGCTGGAAGAGAAAGAGGAAGAAAACCGCCGACGTATCCGAGACACCTATGGTGAAGACGCCCTCAAAGGAGGAGCAAAAGCACATAAAAAACGTCGCCACATCTATCTTTTCAACCCTGAGGATTTAGACAATGAGGAGATTATTTCGGCTATAGAGACCTCCCCTACTTACCAACGTGACAAAGCTACTCTAGAAAAGATCAAGAGTAAAGCTGTTGCAAATGAAACTGTTATTGTTCCAGAAACGGAAGATGGCAGTACAATTATAAGTTTCTAA
- the recO gene encoding DNA repair protein RecO — MLQKTIGIVLYSIKYNDTSNIVEIYTELSGRASFLVNLPRSKKSAVKSVLFQPLSIIELEADYRPTSNLHRVKEAKSYYPFSSLPYDPYKSAIALFIAEFLYRAIREEAENRPLFAYLVYSIQWLDEQDKGYANFHLVFLMRLSRFLGLYPNLEDYHDGDYFDLLSACFTARKPFHNSFIEPDDASKLVTIMRMNYDTMHLFGMNRVERSRCLLIIIDYYRLHLPEFPALKSLDILKELFD; from the coding sequence ATGCTGCAAAAAACCATTGGAATTGTTCTTTATTCTATTAAATACAATGATACTTCTAATATTGTAGAGATATATACTGAGTTGTCCGGGCGGGCTTCTTTTCTGGTGAATCTTCCCCGGTCAAAGAAATCAGCAGTAAAATCAGTTCTCTTTCAGCCTCTTTCAATTATTGAACTGGAAGCTGATTATCGCCCGACTTCTAATCTTCATCGTGTGAAGGAAGCCAAATCTTATTATCCATTCTCTTCACTACCATATGATCCGTATAAATCTGCTATCGCTCTTTTTATTGCAGAGTTTCTTTATCGTGCGATTCGGGAAGAGGCTGAGAACCGCCCTTTGTTTGCTTATTTGGTTTATTCTATTCAATGGCTTGATGAACAGGATAAAGGTTATGCCAACTTTCATTTAGTATTTCTTATGCGCCTTTCCCGCTTCTTAGGACTTTATCCGAATCTGGAGGATTATCACGATGGAGATTATTTTGATTTGCTGAGCGCTTGTTTCACGGCAAGAAAACCATTCCACAATTCGTTTATTGAACCGGATGATGCTTCAAAGCTGGTAACTATAATGCGTATGAACTATGATACCATGCATCTTTTTGGGATGAATAGGGTAGAACGTAGCCGCTGTTTACTTATTATAATTGATTATTACCGGCTTCATTTACCTGAGTTTCCAGCTTTAAAATCACTTGACATCTTAAAAGAATTATTTGATTAA
- a CDS encoding GatB/YqeY domain-containing protein encodes MDLFERVSENIKEAMKAKDKVKLEALRNVKKYFIEAKTAPGANDILSDEAALKIIQKLVKQGKDSAEIFIGQNRQDLADVELAQVKVMEIYLPKQMSPEELEVAIKAIIAETGATSAKDMGKVMGVASKKLAGLAEGRAISALVKELLA; translated from the coding sequence ATGGATTTATTTGAAAGAGTCAGCGAAAATATCAAAGAGGCAATGAAAGCCAAAGATAAAGTGAAACTGGAAGCACTTAGAAACGTGAAGAAATATTTTATAGAAGCTAAAACTGCTCCGGGAGCAAACGATATTTTATCTGACGAAGCAGCATTAAAAATCATCCAAAAGCTTGTAAAGCAAGGAAAAGATTCTGCTGAAATCTTTATTGGCCAGAATCGTCAGGATCTTGCAGACGTAGAATTAGCTCAGGTTAAGGTTATGGAAATTTATCTTCCTAAACAAATGAGCCCTGAAGAACTGGAAGTTGCCATTAAAGCAATTATTGCAGAAACAGGAGCTACAAGTGCTAAAGACATGGGTAAAGTAATGGGTGTAGCATCTAAAAAACTTGCAGGATTAGCTGAAGGACGTGCAATCTCTGCTCTTGTTAAGGAATTGTTAGCATAA
- a CDS encoding DUF3109 family protein — protein sequence MIQIDDTIISLDVFKEKFLCNLDACKGECCIEGDAGAPLEESEVEQLKKVLPVIWKDLSPEAQAIIEKQGVCYKDEDGDLVTSIVNGKDCVFTCYDEKGCCYCAIEKAYREGKVDFYKPVSCHLYPIRVQNYSEFRAVNYHRWSVCKAAVLLGEKEDVPVYKFLKEPLIRKFGEDWYTELEIAAEELKDRGLI from the coding sequence ATGATTCAAATAGACGATACCATCATCAGCCTGGATGTTTTTAAGGAGAAATTCCTGTGCAACCTTGATGCCTGTAAAGGTGAATGTTGCATTGAGGGTGATGCCGGTGCGCCATTGGAAGAGTCGGAGGTAGAACAATTAAAGAAAGTCCTTCCGGTTATCTGGAAGGACCTTTCTCCTGAAGCTCAGGCTATAATAGAAAAGCAGGGTGTTTGCTATAAAGACGAGGACGGAGACCTGGTTACTTCCATTGTAAATGGAAAGGATTGTGTCTTTACTTGTTATGATGAGAAAGGATGCTGCTATTGCGCCATCGAAAAGGCTTATCGTGAAGGAAAGGTTGATTTCTACAAACCTGTTTCCTGTCATCTTTATCCCATCCGTGTGCAGAATTATTCCGAGTTCAGAGCGGTGAATTATCATCGTTGGAGTGTATGCAAGGCGGCTGTTCTTCTTGGAGAAAAGGAGGATGTGCCGGTTTACAAGTTCCTGAAGGAACCTCTTATCCGTAAATTCGGAGAAGATTGGTATACAGAGCTTGAAATTGCGGCTGAAGAACTGAAGGACAGAGGACTGATCTGA
- a CDS encoding flavodoxin domain-containing protein — MKTAIIYLSKYGTTKKVAGMIGARLTDDEVTMIDLNEDQSPDLSFYDRIIVGSSVYTGTAKKKFKEFLAVNHVSLFAVREVGLFLCGMEPDSVKQQEEMDRSFPEELLRHSKVRGFMGGEFLLEKMNFIDRLIIKKLMKTTTSVSNINEQAIDLFVEKMQS, encoded by the coding sequence ATGAAAACAGCTATTATCTATCTTTCAAAATACGGAACAACAAAGAAAGTTGCCGGAATGATAGGGGCTCGTTTGACTGATGATGAGGTTACCATGATTGACTTGAATGAGGATCAATCTCCGGATCTTTCTTTTTACGATCGCATTATTGTGGGAAGTTCTGTTTATACAGGCACTGCGAAGAAGAAGTTTAAGGAGTTCCTGGCTGTTAATCATGTGTCGTTGTTCGCTGTCAGAGAAGTGGGGCTCTTTCTTTGTGGAATGGAACCTGATTCTGTGAAACAGCAGGAGGAGATGGATCGTTCTTTTCCCGAAGAGTTACTCCGTCATTCCAAAGTAAGGGGATTTATGGGTGGCGAGTTTCTCCTTGAAAAGATGAACTTCATTGACCGGTTGATAATCAAGAAGCTGATGAAGACTACTACCTCTGTTTCTAACATCAATGAACAGGCAATTGATCTTTTCGTGGAAAAGATGCAAAGCTAA
- the rpsT gene encoding 30S ribosomal protein S20: MANHKSSIKRIRQAETKRLHNRYYGKTMRNAIRKLRATTDKSEATAMYPSVTKMVDKLAKTNVIHKNKANNLKSKLAVYINKLA; this comes from the coding sequence ATGGCAAATCACAAATCATCAATCAAGAGAATTAGACAAGCTGAGACGAAAAGACTTCATAACAGATATTATGGTAAGACCATGAGAAATGCTATAAGAAAACTTCGTGCTACTACTGATAAGTCAGAAGCTACAGCAATGTATCCAAGTGTTACTAAAATGGTCGATAAGTTAGCAAAAACAAACGTTATTCATAAGAATAAGGCTAACAACTTAAAGTCTAAATTAGCTGTTTACATCAACAAGCTTGCTTAA